In Malania oleifera isolate guangnan ecotype guangnan chromosome 8, ASM2987363v1, whole genome shotgun sequence, a single window of DNA contains:
- the LOC131162510 gene encoding putative pentatricopeptide repeat-containing protein At1g77010, mitochondrial isoform X1: MDLDLRSCARLLRLCTTRHCIRQGRQIHLLLLKRGVLESAIMMGNCLLHMYTRCGSMNDAHRLFEEMHQRNCFSWNTMIEGYLRSGDNRRSLELFDCMPQKNDFSWNMIISDFAKSGNMDVAQKLFNGMPRKNGVAWNSMIHGYAHSGRPEEAVRLFKFLNLNPLDQSCTDTFVIATVIGACTNLTAIDCGKQIHGRIVTGEVEFDPVLGSSLVNFYGKCGDLDSANNVLNLMQEPDDFSLSALISGYATCGKMNDARRIFSMRCNPCVVLWNSMISGYVANYQAVEALALFNKMRGSGLQGDSTTFACVLNACSVIGSLDIGKQIHNHACKVGIINDIIVASVLVDTYYKCGSCNDACKLFNELEVYDTILLNSMITVYSNCGRIEDAKRIFEIMPSRTLISWNSMIVGFSQNGCPVKALALFCKMNKLGLMTDRFSMASVISACASISALELGEQIFARAIIVGLEFDQIISTSLVDFYCKCGFVESGRKLFDAMMKPDEVSWNSMLMGYATNGRGMEALELFDDMLHTGVDPSDITFTGVLSACDHCGLSEEGWKWFNAMKWVYHINPGLEHYSCMVDLFARTGCLKEAMNLIKEMPFEADASMWSSVLRGCVAHGCVTLGKKVAERIIELDPENSGAYVLLSSIYATSGDWEGLAQVRKEMKNRRIQKNPGFSWADI; the protein is encoded by the coding sequence ATGGATCTTGATCTCCGTTCTTGTGCACGCCTGCTCCGATTATGTACCACCCGCCACTGCATTCGCCAAGGGAGACAGATCCACCTCCTCCTCCTCAAAAGGGGTGTCCTTGAATCTGCCATAATGATGGGAAACTGCCTTCTGCATATGTATACTCGGTGTGGCAGCATGAACGATGCACATCGGCTATTTGAAGAAATGCATCAAAGAAACTGTTTCTCTTGGAACACTATGATTGAAGGCTATTTGAGGTCAGGAGATAATAGGAGGTCACTAGAGTTATTTGATTGCATGCCTCAGAAGAATGATTTCTCATGGAACATGATCATTTCTGATTTTGCAAAATCAGGTAATATGGACGTTGCTCAGAAGTTGTTTAATGGTATGCCGAGGAAAAATGGGGTTGCTTGGAATTCAATGATTCATGGATATGCTCACAGTGGTCGTCCAGAAGAAGCAGTCAGACTGTTTAAGTTTCTGAATTTGAATCCGTTGGATCAATCATGTACTGATACATTTGTAATAGCGACAGTTATTGGGGCTTGCACCAATTTGACAGCTATTGATTGTGGAAAGCAAATCCATGGTCGCATTGTTACTGGTGAAGTGGAATTTGACCCTGTTTTGGGAAGTTCCCTTGTTAATTTTTATGGAAAGTGTGGTGACTTGGATAGTGCAAATAATGTTTTGAATTTAATGCAGGAACCTGATGACTTCTCTTTATCAGCATTGATTTCAGGATATGCAACTTGTGGAAAAATGAACGATGCAAGAAGAATTTTCAGCATGAGATGCAACCCGTGTGTGGTTTTATGGAATTCCATGATTTCTGGATATGTTGCCAATTATCAAGCTGTGGAGGCATTAGCCCTCTTCAATAAGATGCGTGGAAGTGGACTCCAGGGAGACTCCACTACATTTGCTTGCGTTTTGAATGCCTGCAGTGTGATAGGCAGTCTTGATATTGGTAAACAAATTCATAATCATGCTTGTAAAGTTGGCATAATCAATGACATTATTGTTGCTAGTGTTCTTGTTGACACATATTACAAGTGTGGAAGTTGTAATGATGCTTGTAAACTATTTAATGAGCTTGAAGTGTACGACACAATCTTGCTCAATTCTATGATAACAGTGTATTCCAATTGTGGAAGAATAGAAGatgcaaaaagaatttttgaGATAATGCCTAGTAGAACTTTGATATCGTGGAATTCAATGATAGTAGGTTTTAGTCAAAATGGTTGTCCAGTCAAAGCATTAGCTCTGTTCTGCAAAATGAATAAGCTGGGTTTGATGACGGACAGATTTAGTATGGCTAGTGTGATAAGTGCCTGTGCTAGCATCTCTGCACTTGAACTTGGTGAACAGATTTTTGCGAGGGCAATTATTGTTGGCCTTGAATTTGATCAGATCATATCTACTTCCTTGGTTGATTTTTACTGCAAGTGTGGATTTGTAGAGAGTGGAAGAAAATTGTTTGATGCAATGATGAAACCAGATGAAGTCTCATGGAATTCGATGTTGATGGGATATGCTACAAATGGTCGTGGAATGGAAGCATTAGAACTGTTTGATGATATGCTGCATACCGGTGTGGACCCCAGTGATATCACATTTACTGGGGTTTTGTCTGCTTGTGATCATTGTGGATTGTCTGAAGAGGGATGGAAATGGTTCAATGCAATGAAGTGGGTGTACCATATTAATCCAGGTCTGGAGCACTATTCTTGTATGGTTGACCTTTTTGCTCGAACAGGTTGCCTTAAGGAGGCAATGAATCTTATCAAAGAGATGCCATTTGAGGCAGATGCAAGCATGTGGTCATCAGTGTTGAGAGGTTGTGTGGCTCATGGATGTGTAACTCTTGGAAAAAAGGTTGCAGAGAGAATTATTGAACTTGATCCTGAGAACTCAGGTGCTTACGTGCTGCTATCTAGCATATATGCCACTTCAGGGGACTGGGAAGGACTGGCTCAGGTTAGAAAGGAGATGAAAAATAGGCGGATACAAAAAAATCCTGGTTTCAGCTGGGCTGATATCTAA
- the LOC131162510 gene encoding putative pentatricopeptide repeat-containing protein At1g77010, mitochondrial isoform X2 yields MDVAQKLFNGMPRKNGVAWNSMIHGYAHSGRPEEAVRLFKFLNLNPLDQSCTDTFVIATVIGACTNLTAIDCGKQIHGRIVTGEVEFDPVLGSSLVNFYGKCGDLDSANNVLNLMQEPDDFSLSALISGYATCGKMNDARRIFSMRCNPCVVLWNSMISGYVANYQAVEALALFNKMRGSGLQGDSTTFACVLNACSVIGSLDIGKQIHNHACKVGIINDIIVASVLVDTYYKCGSCNDACKLFNELEVYDTILLNSMITVYSNCGRIEDAKRIFEIMPSRTLISWNSMIVGFSQNGCPVKALALFCKMNKLGLMTDRFSMASVISACASISALELGEQIFARAIIVGLEFDQIISTSLVDFYCKCGFVESGRKLFDAMMKPDEVSWNSMLMGYATNGRGMEALELFDDMLHTGVDPSDITFTGVLSACDHCGLSEEGWKWFNAMKWVYHINPGLEHYSCMVDLFARTGCLKEAMNLIKEMPFEADASMWSSVLRGCVAHGCVTLGKKVAERIIELDPENSGAYVLLSSIYATSGDWEGLAQVRKEMKNRRIQKNPGFSWADI; encoded by the coding sequence ATGGACGTTGCTCAGAAGTTGTTTAATGGTATGCCGAGGAAAAATGGGGTTGCTTGGAATTCAATGATTCATGGATATGCTCACAGTGGTCGTCCAGAAGAAGCAGTCAGACTGTTTAAGTTTCTGAATTTGAATCCGTTGGATCAATCATGTACTGATACATTTGTAATAGCGACAGTTATTGGGGCTTGCACCAATTTGACAGCTATTGATTGTGGAAAGCAAATCCATGGTCGCATTGTTACTGGTGAAGTGGAATTTGACCCTGTTTTGGGAAGTTCCCTTGTTAATTTTTATGGAAAGTGTGGTGACTTGGATAGTGCAAATAATGTTTTGAATTTAATGCAGGAACCTGATGACTTCTCTTTATCAGCATTGATTTCAGGATATGCAACTTGTGGAAAAATGAACGATGCAAGAAGAATTTTCAGCATGAGATGCAACCCGTGTGTGGTTTTATGGAATTCCATGATTTCTGGATATGTTGCCAATTATCAAGCTGTGGAGGCATTAGCCCTCTTCAATAAGATGCGTGGAAGTGGACTCCAGGGAGACTCCACTACATTTGCTTGCGTTTTGAATGCCTGCAGTGTGATAGGCAGTCTTGATATTGGTAAACAAATTCATAATCATGCTTGTAAAGTTGGCATAATCAATGACATTATTGTTGCTAGTGTTCTTGTTGACACATATTACAAGTGTGGAAGTTGTAATGATGCTTGTAAACTATTTAATGAGCTTGAAGTGTACGACACAATCTTGCTCAATTCTATGATAACAGTGTATTCCAATTGTGGAAGAATAGAAGatgcaaaaagaatttttgaGATAATGCCTAGTAGAACTTTGATATCGTGGAATTCAATGATAGTAGGTTTTAGTCAAAATGGTTGTCCAGTCAAAGCATTAGCTCTGTTCTGCAAAATGAATAAGCTGGGTTTGATGACGGACAGATTTAGTATGGCTAGTGTGATAAGTGCCTGTGCTAGCATCTCTGCACTTGAACTTGGTGAACAGATTTTTGCGAGGGCAATTATTGTTGGCCTTGAATTTGATCAGATCATATCTACTTCCTTGGTTGATTTTTACTGCAAGTGTGGATTTGTAGAGAGTGGAAGAAAATTGTTTGATGCAATGATGAAACCAGATGAAGTCTCATGGAATTCGATGTTGATGGGATATGCTACAAATGGTCGTGGAATGGAAGCATTAGAACTGTTTGATGATATGCTGCATACCGGTGTGGACCCCAGTGATATCACATTTACTGGGGTTTTGTCTGCTTGTGATCATTGTGGATTGTCTGAAGAGGGATGGAAATGGTTCAATGCAATGAAGTGGGTGTACCATATTAATCCAGGTCTGGAGCACTATTCTTGTATGGTTGACCTTTTTGCTCGAACAGGTTGCCTTAAGGAGGCAATGAATCTTATCAAAGAGATGCCATTTGAGGCAGATGCAAGCATGTGGTCATCAGTGTTGAGAGGTTGTGTGGCTCATGGATGTGTAACTCTTGGAAAAAAGGTTGCAGAGAGAATTATTGAACTTGATCCTGAGAACTCAGGTGCTTACGTGCTGCTATCTAGCATATATGCCACTTCAGGGGACTGGGAAGGACTGGCTCAGGTTAGAAAGGAGATGAAAAATAGGCGGATACAAAAAAATCCTGGTTTCAGCTGGGCTGATATCTAA
- the LOC131162509 gene encoding pentatricopeptide repeat-containing protein At3g26540, producing MGINAASVLNRLLHNNTRKPNPFPNNFKATIKTVLSHLNAGRLQKAVSIIFTSPVLFPFSLYARLFQICSLKLAIVEARKLESHLVTFCPVPPTFLLNRAISTYGKCGCLDDARELFEEMPQRDGGSWNAMITAYAQGGCAEEALLLFSCMNRSGVSANEITFASVLRSCAALLELFLSRQIHGHSVKYGFCRNVILKSSLVDIYGKCLVIGDARRMFDEIQNPNAISWNVIVRRYLKIGNGQEAVAMFFKMIEADVTPLSFTFSSALIACSSLCAVKEGIQIHGIAIRIGFEEDEGLSSSLIDMYVKCGDLESACRIFDQPGSKNLISWTSIVSGYALSGRTREARELFNQMPERNVISWNAMLTGYTRFFQWEEALGFVFHMRENTNNIDVVTLVLILNVCAGLSDVQLGKQVHGFIYRHNLFSDVLVGNALLDMYGKCGNLRSARVWFYQMSHWRDRVSWNALLTSCARHGLSEEAMMIFSEMQWETTPSKFTFGTLLAACANIFALEQGKQIHGFMIRNNYEIDVVIRGALVDMYSKCRCLQYSLKVFRETTSRDVVLWNTMVLGCCHNGGGSEVLELFGLMEEEGVKPDHVTLQGILLACICEGLVELGEKYFNSMGKEYCITPRLEHYECMIELYGRHGFVDKLEDFVKSMPFDPTAAMLIRVFDACREHGHLRLGEWASKQLNELNPPVPFQFEILDRA from the coding sequence ATGGGTATAAATGCAGCCTCTGTGCTTAACCGTCTGCTTCACAACAATACCCGCAAGCCCAATCCTTTTCCCAACAACTTCAAAGCCACTATCAAGACTGTCCTTTCTCATCTCAATGCTGGTCGCCTCCAGAAAGCTGTTTCCATAATCTTTACTTCTCCTGTACTTTTCCCCTTTTCTCTTTATGCTCGCCTTTTCCAGATTTGCTCTTTGAAGCTTGCCATTGTTGAGGCCCGAAAGCTTGAATCCCATTTAGTTACCTTTTGTCCTGTGCCTCCCACTTTTCTGCTCAACCGGGCAATCAGCACTTACGGTAAATGCGGATGTTTGGATGATGCAAGGGAGCTGTTTGAGGAAATGCCTCAAAGAGATGGGGGCTCTTGGAATGCAATGATCACAGCATATGCGCAAGGTGGGTGTGCTGAGGAAGCATTGTTGTTGTTTTCATGCATGAATAGATCGGGGGTTTCTGCTAATGAGATCACATTTGCCAGTGTTCTTAGGTCTTGTGCTGCGCTTTTAGAACTATTCTTATCGAGGCAGATACATGGGCATAGTGTGAAGTATGGATTTTGCAGGAATGTAATTTTGAAAAGTTCTCTTGTTGACATATATGGTAAATGCCTGGTTATTGGCGATGCGCGTAGAATGTTTGATGAGATCCAAAATCCAAATGCCATTTCTTGGAATGTGATTGTTAGGCGGTACCTTAAGATAGGCAATGGACAAGAGGCTGTGGCTATGTTTTTCAAGATGATTGAAGCAGATGTTACACCATTGAGTTTTACATTCTCTAGTGCTCTTATAGCTTGTTCAAGTCTATGTGCAGTCAAGGAGGGTATTCAAATCCATGGCATTGCAATTAGGATTGGTTTTGAAGAAGATGAGGGGTTGTCTAGCTCTCTCATTGATATGTATGTCAAATGTGGAGATCTAGAAAGTGCTTGTAGGATTTTTGACCAACCTGGTTCAAAAAATTTGATATCTTGGACGTCAATAGTGTCAGGGTATGCATTGAGTGGGAGAACTAGAGAAGCAAGGGAACTCTTCAATCAGATGCCAGAAAGGAATGTGATCTCATGGAATGCAATGTTGACAGGATACACGCGTTTCTTCCAATGGGAAGAGGCCTTGGGTTTTGTTTTTCATATGCGTGAAAATACTAACAACATTGATGTCGTCACTCTTGTTTTGATTCTAAATGTGTGTGCTGGACTTTCTGATGTTCAACTAGGGAAACAGGTTCATGGATTTATCTATCGACACAATTTGTTTAGTGACGTCCTTGTTGGCAATGCCCTCCTTGACATGTATGGGAAATGTGGAAACCTAAGAAGCGCTAGAGTTTGGTTCTACCAAATGAGTCATTGGAGGGATAGAGTTTCTTGGAATGCTCTCTTGACTAGCTGTGCTCGTCATGGCTTGAGTGAAGAAGCTATGATGATTTTCTCAGAGATGCAATGGGAGACAACTCCGAGTAAATTTACATTTGGAACACTTTTAGCAGCTTGTGCAAATATTTTTGCACTTGAGCAGGGCAAACAAATTCATGGGTTTATGATTAGAAATAATTATGAGATAGATGTTGTGATCAGAGGGGCTTTGGTTGACATGTACTCCAAATGCCGTTGTCTTCAGTATTCTCTCAAAGTTTTTAGGGAGACAACTTCAAGAGATGTGGTTCTTTGGAACACCATGGTTTTGGGATGTTGTCACAATGGAGGAGGGAGTGAGGTACTTGAACTGTTTGGGCTGATGGAAGAGGAGGGGGTTAAACCAGATCATGTAACCCTTCAGGGAATTTTGCTTGCTTGCATTTGTGAGGGTCTAGTTGAGTTGGGGGAGAAGTATTTCAATTCAATGGGCAAAGAGTACTGTATCACACCTCGATTGGAACACTATGAGTGTATGATTGAACTCTATGGCAGGCATGGGTTTGTGGATAAGCTTGAGGATTTTGTAAAGAGCATGCCATTTGATCCCACTGCCGCAATGTTAATCAGAGTCTTTGATGCTTGTAGAGAACATGGGCATTTGAGGTTGGGAGAGTGGGCTTCTAAACAGCTTAATGAATTGAATCCACCAGTTCCATTCCAATTTGAAATCTTGGACAGAGCTTGA